The following proteins are co-located in the Haliotis asinina isolate JCU_RB_2024 chromosome 13, JCU_Hal_asi_v2, whole genome shotgun sequence genome:
- the LOC137260289 gene encoding uncharacterized protein, translating into MCQLQLVYTCLGFLLCGVLTWNTTSFCLWAIKFRLLLLPQLTMEFKDEELEGMATLFKRLGMHPKADTPEDFKAWIKGMYSQEGPLKREEEEASVPPATNTPQSVTPDVRPVAVAYHQFPKLPLFSGDFQGKDTSFDLWTYEVDCLLKSTNYTPDVMDQAIRHSLKGEAARVAMRLGSKASTQDLLNKLYSIYGTVQRKEALLAQFYSASQGETEDVATWGCRLEHLLSKVTDHHTISFQDQDDMLRNMLWGGLRPSLKSVSGHKFDSIPTFDGLRISLREIEYDMKQGRDPMPSARNRTATAKMAAESNMVTKKDIESLTSAIQQLQSEVSDMKIKQQETAHVYQHQSFASSQQSYPKGKYQHILPSDSQDEIATPLGSYLPSRSGKGPDHRMPPGTGDGANSYYRGTGTDSNHRRFGPTLPKPNSQVGAPRNQYPPPPNESINPRRSQEVVCFRCGYPGHIAIGCRVRLDHLRHPLNWQGSMGRGHH; encoded by the exons ATGTGTCAGCTCCAACTTGTGTACACCTGCTTGGGCTTCTTACTTTG TGGTGTCTTAACTTGGAACACTACCTCATTTTGCCTTTGGGCAATTAAATTTCGTTTACTTCTGCTACCTCAATTAACCATGGAGTTCAAGGATGAAGAGTTGGAAGGAATGGCCACGCTCTTTAAGAGGCTTGGGATGCACCCAAAGGCCGACACACCTGAGGATTTTAAAGCCTGGATTAAGGGAATGTATTCCCAAGAAGGTCCTCTCAAAAGAGAGGAGGAAGAGGCATCTGTACCTCCTGCTACCAATACCCCTCAGTCAGTAACACCAGATGTTAGGCCTGTAGCTGTCGCTTACCATCAGTTTCCAAAGCTACCCTTGTTTAGCGGTGATTTCCAGGGCAAGGACACTTCATTTGACCTTTGGACTTATGAAGTCGATTGTCTCTTGAAATCAACGAACTACACCCCCGATGTTATGGATCAGGCCATCAGGCATTCCTTGAAGGGAGAAGCAGCAAGAGTAGCAATGAGATTAGGATCCAAGGCTTCAACACAGGATTTGCTGAACAAGCTCTACAGTATTTATGGTACTGTTCAACGCAAGGAAGCTCTGTTAGCCCAATTTTATAGTGCCTCCCAAGGTGAAACTGAGGATGTGGCCACTTGGGGATGCCGGTTGGAACACCTGTTATCGAAAGTCACCGATCATCACACCATCTCTTTTCAGGATCAGGATGACATGCTGAGGAACATGTTATGGGGTGGTCTTAGGCCATCACTCAAGAGTGTATCTGGTCATAAGTTCGATTCAATACCAACTTTTGATGGTCTAAGGATATCCTTGAGGGAGATTGAATACGACATGAAGCAAGGAAGAGATCCGATGCCATCAGCTAGGAATAGGACAGCTACTGCTAAGATGGCAGCCGAGTCGAATATGGTGACAAAGAAGGATATTGAAAGTCTGACGTCCGCCATCCAACAGTTACAAAGTGAGGTCTCAGATATGAAGATCAAGCAACAGGAGACAGCCCATGTCTACCAACACCAGTCATTTGCCTCCAGTCAACAAAGTTACCCTAAAGGCAAATACCAACATATTTTACCATCTGACTCTCAGGATGAGATTGCTACCCCATTAGGATCCTACTTGCCTTCAAGGTCGGGTAAAGGACCGGATCACAGAATGCCACCAGGCACAGGTGATGGAGCTAACTCTTACTACAGAGGTACAGGAACAGACTCTAATCATAGGCGATTTGGACCTACATTACCTAAGCCTAATTCACAAGTTGGTGCACCAAGAAACCAGtatccaccaccaccaaatgAGAGCATTAATCCTCGAAGGTCACAGGAAGTTGTCTGCTTCCGATGTGGTTACCCAGGACACATTGCAATTGGATGTAGGGTTCGTCTAGACCATCTTCGCCATCCTTTAAACTGGCAAGGGTCTATGGGCAGGGGTCACCACTAG